A window of the Methanoculleus horonobensis genome harbors these coding sequences:
- a CDS encoding thiamine pyrophosphate-dependent enzyme — protein sequence MIAPDWFRDDRLPHIYCTGCGNGTIINCTLAGVEEMGWKRNETVFVSGIGCSSRAPGYILTDSLHTTHGRALAFATGVKMARPDLHVVVFTGDGDLAAIGGNHFIHACRRNVDMTVVCMNNHIYGMTGGQGSPTTPPGAISTTTPYGMSEPAFDLAELAVAAGANYVARWTSYHVKELTKAVVAGMQTPGLAFIEARTQCPTNYGRHNKLRSVPAMIEHLRSHAMLVAKRDRLVAEGKPVPEGTFTVGELVRRSRPAMGVQR from the coding sequence ATGATCGCGCCCGACTGGTTCCGGGACGACCGCCTGCCGCACATCTACTGCACCGGCTGCGGGAACGGGACGATCATCAACTGCACCCTCGCAGGCGTGGAGGAGATGGGCTGGAAACGCAACGAGACGGTCTTCGTCTCCGGAATCGGGTGTTCCTCCCGGGCTCCCGGCTACATCCTCACCGACTCGCTCCACACCACCCACGGGCGGGCGCTCGCGTTCGCCACCGGCGTGAAGATGGCGCGGCCGGACCTGCACGTCGTCGTCTTCACGGGAGACGGCGACCTCGCCGCCATCGGCGGGAACCACTTCATCCACGCCTGCCGCCGGAACGTGGACATGACCGTGGTCTGCATGAACAACCACATCTACGGGATGACCGGCGGGCAGGGGAGCCCGACAACCCCGCCGGGGGCGATCTCGACGACGACGCCCTACGGGATGAGCGAACCGGCCTTCGACCTCGCGGAACTTGCCGTCGCCGCCGGCGCGAACTACGTCGCCCGCTGGACGTCCTACCACGTCAAGGAACTCACGAAGGCCGTCGTGGCCGGTATGCAGACCCCGGGGCTCGCCTTCATCGAGGCGAGAACCCAGTGTCCAACCAACTACGGCCGCCACAACAAGCTCCGGAGCGTCCCGGCGATGATCGAGCACCTCCGGAGCCACGCGATGCTTGTCGCGAAGCGTGATCGGCTGGTCGCGGAAGGAAAGCCGGTCCCCGAAGGGACGTTCACCGTTGGGGAACTCGTCCGAAGGAGCCGGCCGGCGATGGGGGTGCAGAGATGA
- a CDS encoding 2-oxoacid:ferredoxin oxidoreductase subunit gamma, giving the protein MRHEIRFSGYGGQGIILSAVILGRAAALYDDKYAVQTQVYGPEARGGASMGQVVIDDEPILYPEVTEPDIYVIMSQQGFEKYGIRAGMDAVMLLDADLVRSRPDCRHYEIPATAEAKGALGREIVANIVMIGALVTATGVVSREAIERAVLDSVPKGTEELNLKALKRGFKLGERA; this is encoded by the coding sequence ATGAGGCACGAGATCAGGTTCTCGGGATACGGCGGGCAGGGGATCATCCTCTCCGCGGTCATCCTCGGACGGGCGGCGGCGCTCTACGACGACAAATACGCCGTCCAGACGCAGGTCTACGGCCCGGAGGCGCGGGGCGGCGCCTCGATGGGGCAGGTGGTGATCGACGATGAGCCGATCCTCTACCCCGAGGTGACCGAACCAGACATCTACGTCATCATGTCCCAGCAGGGGTTCGAGAAGTACGGGATTCGTGCCGGGATGGATGCGGTCATGCTCCTCGATGCCGACCTCGTCCGGTCGCGGCCGGACTGCCGCCACTACGAGATCCCGGCGACCGCCGAGGCAAAAGGCGCGCTCGGCCGGGAGATCGTCGCGAACATCGTGATGATCGGCGCTCTCGTGACCGCAACCGGGGTCGTGAGCAGGGAGGCGATCGAGCGTGCGGTGCTCGACAGCGTCCCGAAAGGCACCGAAGAACTGAATCTGAAGGCGTTAAAGAGGGGATTCAAACTCGGAGAACGAGCGTGA
- a CDS encoding succinate--CoA ligase subunit beta produces the protein MKLLEYEAKRVFAEYGIPVPKGVVIRAPEEVAAHLPDLGDGVVLKAQVDVGGRGKAGGVLFADAKTAVETARELFSREIKGVPVGEILAEERLPIEHEYYVSIAVDRSSRQPVVLFADAGGVEIEKMAEEDESAVRRVIVSPLLSDIPPFLMRELLGGAPEELAPVINSLYHVFQGKDAMLAEINPLVTTARGVYAADAKLIVDDNALARQGITVNRDLSEREREAEKHGFSYVELDGSIGVIGNGAGLTMSTLDLIEFYNGRAANFLDVGGGADQERVMHAVKLVASMPGVNVIVVNLLGGITRCDEVAKGIIAAGVAPTVIVRMAGTNEEEGRRLLAECGYRMLDSMDTAVKAAMEVSP, from the coding sequence ATGAAACTACTGGAATACGAGGCAAAACGGGTCTTTGCAGAGTACGGGATACCGGTCCCGAAAGGGGTCGTCATACGGGCGCCGGAGGAGGTCGCGGCGCACCTGCCGGACCTCGGCGACGGCGTGGTGCTGAAGGCGCAGGTGGACGTCGGCGGGCGCGGCAAGGCCGGCGGCGTCCTTTTTGCTGACGCAAAGACGGCGGTAGAGACCGCCCGGGAACTCTTCTCCCGGGAGATCAAGGGCGTCCCGGTCGGGGAGATCCTCGCAGAGGAGCGTCTCCCGATCGAGCACGAGTACTACGTCAGCATCGCCGTCGACCGGTCGAGCAGGCAGCCGGTGGTGCTCTTCGCCGACGCCGGCGGGGTGGAGATCGAGAAGATGGCAGAAGAGGACGAGTCGGCCGTACGGAGAGTCATCGTATCCCCGCTCCTCTCGGACATCCCGCCGTTTTTGATGCGGGAACTCCTCGGCGGCGCGCCGGAGGAACTCGCGCCGGTCATCAACAGCCTCTACCACGTATTCCAGGGGAAGGATGCCATGCTCGCGGAGATCAATCCCCTGGTGACGACGGCGCGGGGGGTCTACGCGGCGGACGCGAAACTGATTGTCGACGACAACGCCCTCGCCCGCCAGGGGATAACCGTCAACCGCGACCTCTCGGAACGCGAGCGCGAGGCCGAGAAGCACGGCTTCTCCTACGTGGAGCTGGACGGGAGCATCGGGGTCATCGGCAACGGCGCCGGGCTCACGATGTCGACGCTCGATCTCATCGAGTTCTACAACGGCCGGGCGGCGAACTTCCTCGACGTCGGGGGCGGCGCCGACCAGGAGCGCGTGATGCACGCCGTCAAACTCGTTGCGAGCATGCCCGGGGTGAACGTGATCGTCGTCAACCTCCTCGGGGGGATCACCCGGTGCGACGAGGTGGCGAAGGGGATCATCGCCGCCGGCGTCGCGCCGACGGTCATCGTCCGGATGGCCGGGACGAACGAGGAGGAAGGCCGGCGTCTGCTCGCCGAATGCGGCTACCGAATGCTCGATAGCATGGACACGGCCGTGAAGGCGGCGATGGAGGTCTCACCATGA
- the sucD gene encoding succinate--CoA ligase subunit alpha has protein sequence MIYGDKNLGVIVQNITGKQGTFHTELMNAYAREVGGCGVVAGVAPGKAGREVHGVPVYNTVKEALREHDATASVVFVPAGAAGDSIMEAAHAGIELAVVITEHIPVHDVMKATAYAKLHDCTVIGPNCPGLLSPGECKLGIMPAHLARRGNVGVVSRSGTLTYEVVDELTRAGIGQSTIVGIGGDPVIGQTFVDVLARFDEDPHTKAVVVIGEVGGNLEEEGVRSTDLPVVTYIAGVSAPPEKRMGHAGAIIEGGEGDARSKVRRLRARNIPVASRPSEIPGLIREVL, from the coding sequence ATGATCTACGGAGATAAAAATCTCGGCGTGATCGTCCAGAATATCACCGGCAAACAGGGCACGTTTCACACGGAACTGATGAACGCCTACGCCCGCGAGGTCGGCGGGTGCGGCGTCGTCGCGGGGGTCGCGCCCGGGAAGGCCGGCCGGGAGGTTCACGGTGTACCCGTCTACAACACGGTCAAAGAGGCGCTCCGCGAGCACGACGCAACCGCAAGCGTCGTCTTCGTCCCGGCAGGCGCCGCCGGAGACTCGATCATGGAGGCGGCGCACGCGGGGATCGAACTTGCGGTCGTCATCACCGAGCACATCCCGGTTCACGACGTGATGAAAGCCACCGCTTACGCGAAACTCCACGACTGCACGGTCATCGGCCCGAACTGCCCGGGACTCCTCTCGCCGGGAGAGTGCAAACTCGGGATCATGCCGGCCCACCTCGCCCGCCGCGGCAACGTCGGCGTCGTCTCCCGGAGCGGGACCCTCACCTACGAGGTGGTCGACGAACTCACCCGCGCCGGCATCGGCCAGAGCACGATCGTCGGGATCGGCGGCGACCCGGTGATCGGCCAGACGTTCGTCGACGTCCTCGCCCGGTTCGACGAGGATCCCCACACGAAGGCGGTCGTCGTCATCGGCGAGGTGGGAGGCAACCTCGAGGAGGAAGGCGTCCGGTCGACCGATCTCCCCGTCGTCACCTACATCGCCGGCGTGAGCGCCCCGCCCGAGAAGAGGATGGGCCACGCGGGCGCGATCATCGAGGGGGGCGAGGGCGACGCCCGGTCCAAGGTCCGGCGGCTCCGCGCCCGGAACATCCCCGTCGCGTCCCGTCCATCGGAGATACCGGGACTGATCCGCGAGGTACTATGA